In Bombus pyrosoma isolate SC7728 linkage group LG18, ASM1482585v1, whole genome shotgun sequence, a single genomic region encodes these proteins:
- the LOC122577287 gene encoding heparan-alpha-glucosaminide N-acetyltransferase-like isoform X3, giving the protein MIDTSINFCTNSNASLGIDQACFSILNLYINPVIFYAIAWKAYTGTGVPLATLKPESNTSLIISTKYPLHIYYQTVEPHKNYEYCHTTYTFKEYGSYGWNISNADICSDIYVIHEPRNSYFPILTAFMIYMLLAVTWTTSKVIIRVIRGKLSPNNVYDDLNRLQEENTTQPVIRVTKFSSRIQSVDAFRGIAILLMIFVNNGGGKYVFFNHSAWFGLSVADLILPWFAWIMGMSITISKRAELRLTTSRVKIMLCCLRRSAILILLGLMLNSIDSKSLNDLRFPGILQLLAVSYFVCAILETIFMKPHSQFGRFAIFRDILDSWPQWLIMAGIMTTHTLITFFLDIPDCPTGYFGPGGKYHYRGKYMNCTAGAAGYIDRLIFGNHTYSKIKDSIYDQILRYDPEGLMNTISAIFIVYLGVHAGKILLLYYQGNARLIRWFLWAVFTGIIAGILCNFESEGGMIPVSKRMMTLSYVLTCSSFAFLLYALLYFLIDYKQFWSGAPFIYAGINPIFLYVGHVLTKNLFPWAWNIAHPSHASLLTMNLWTTTLWAIIAYLLYRKDIIITI; this is encoded by the exons ATGATAGATACatctataaatttttgtactaATTCAAATGCTTCGCTTGGAATAGATCAAGCGTGTTTCagtattttgaatttatatattaatcctGTCATCTTCTATGCAATAGCATGGAAAGCTTACACA GGTACTGGTGTCCCATTGGCTACTTTAAAACCAGAAAGTAATACAAGTTTGATAATAAGCACAAAATACCCATTACACATATATTATCAAACTGTTGAACcacataaaaattatgaatattgtCA TACAACTTACACCTTCAAGGAATATGGTAGTTACGGATGGAATATATCAAATGCTGATATATGTtctgatatttatgtaatacatGAACCAAGAAATAGCTACTTTc cAATTTTGACAgcatttatgatatatatgttattagcAGTCACATGGACAACATCTAAAGTTATTATACGAGTGATAAGAGGAAAATTGTCCCCCAATAATGTATATGAT GATTTGAATAGACTTCAAGAAGAGAATACAACACAACCAGTAATTAGAGTTACGAAATTCAGCAGTAGAATACAATCAGTAGACGCGTTTAGAgg aattgCAATATTATTGATGATATTTGTCAATAATGGAGGAGGAAAGTACGTTTTCTTCAATCATAGTGCATGGTTTGGACTTTCCGTAGCTGATTTAATACTTCCTTg GTTTGCATGGATTATGGGTATGTCGATAACAATCTCAAAACGGGCAGAACTTCGTTTAACAACATCACGTgtgaaaataatgttatgttgtCTTCGACGATCGGCGATATTGATTCTTCTCGGATTAATGTTAAATTCAATTGATAGTAAATCTTTAAACGATCTTCGTTTTCCTGGTATTCTTCAGTTACTAGCTGTGTCGTATTTCGTATGCGCCATATTGGAAACAATCTTCATGAAACCTCATTCTCAG TTCGGCCGTTTCGCTATATTCCGAGACATCTTAGATAGCTGGCCTCAATGGTTAATTATGGCAGGCATTATGACTACGCACACATTAATTACATTCTTCCTCGATATACCGGATTGCCCGACGGGTTACTTTGGACCAGGTGGAAAATATCATTATCGTGGAAAATACATGAATTGCACCGCTGGTGCAGCTGGCTACATAGATAGATTGATCTTTGGAAATCACAcgtattctaaaataaaagacTCTATTTATGATCAAATCTTACGTTATGACCCTGAAg GATTGATGAACACTATATCGgctatatttattgtttatttggGAGTTCATGCTggcaaaattttattgctgTATTATCAGGGTAATGCTAGGCTGATTAGGTGGTTCTTATGGGCAGTATTTACA gGTATTATTGCTggaattttatgcaatttcgaAAGCGAAGGAGGAATGATTCCAGTTAGCAAAAGGATGATGACATTATCGTATGTTCTGACTTGTTCTAGTTTTGCTTTTTTGTTGTATGCACTTTTATACTTCCTTATTGACTATAAACAATTCTGGAGTGGAGCTCCTTTTATTTATGCTG GGATAAATCCAATTTTTCTGTATGTTGGTCACGTTTtgacaaaaaatttattcccATGGGCGTGGAATATCGCTCATCCTTCCCATGCTTCTCTTTTGACTATGAATTTATGGACAACAACTTTATGGGCAATAATTGCATATCTTCTTTATAGGAAAGATATTATCATAACTATTTAA
- the LOC122577290 gene encoding histone acetyltransferase KAT8-like, which translates to MHTMLCIYIIEIYAAKNFMTIFALRQQVQCSSIFGYFTAACIISTISDLLIWKMAESEQRNKENCIVGPKETMVKQEKRENTLTNGGKGSGDDADSLEELPLDIGEHYLVRRSDDSWHPAEIIQTRYNESESHYEYYVHYEGHNRRLDEWVPRDRIMSSRFDMSDRTWKSGDRNSGTDLLADSSDRKITRNQKRRHDEINHIQKTYAEMDPTTAALEKEHEAITKVKYIDKIQIGKYEIDTWYFSPYPEEYGKQPKLWICEYCLKYMRLEKTYRYHMSECTHRQPVGKEIYRKGTLSIWEVDGREHKIYCQNLCLLAKLFLDHKTLYFDVEPFLFYILCDVDKHGAHLVGYFSKEKESPDGNNVACILTLPPFQRQGYGKLLIAFSYELSRIEQTVGSPEKPLSDLGKLSYRSYWSWILLEILRDFRGTLSIKDLSQMTSISQTDIISTLQSMNMVKYWKGQHVICVTPKLVEEHIKSSQYKRPRLTVDSSALRWGAPPRKNVKPGKK; encoded by the exons ATGCATACaatgttatgtatatacataatagaGATATACGCTGCGAAGAATTTTATGACCATATTCGCGTTGCGTCAGCAAGTGCAATGTTCATCTATTTTCGGTTATTTCACAGCGGCGTGTATCATTTCAACAATCAGTGATCTTTTAATTTGGAAAATGGCTGAATCggaacaaagaaataaagagaactGTATCGTAGGGCCGAAGGAAACAATGGTGAAGCAAGAAAAGCGTGAGAACACGTTGACGAATGGCGGGAAGGGGTCTGGCGATGACGCGGATAGTCTCGAAGAATTGCCTCTTGATATAGGCGAACACTACCTGGTTCGAAGATCCGACGACTCCTGgc aTCCAGCAGAGATTATACAAACCAGATATAATGAGAGTGAAAGtcattatgaatattatgtacattatgAAGGACACAATAGAAGATTGGATGAATGGGTGCCCAGAGACAGAATTATGTCAAGCAGGTTTGACATGAGTGATAGAACTTGGAAAAGTGGAGACAGAAACTCTGGTACTGACTTGCTAGCAGATTCTTCAGATcgtaaaattacaagaaatcaGAAAAGGAGACATGATGAAATTAATCACATTCAAAAG aCATATGCTGAAATGGATCCTACAACTGCCGCTTTAGAAAAGGAACACGAAGCAATAACAAAAGTCAAATACATTGACAAAATTCAAATCG gaaaatatgaaattgatacATGGTACTTTAGTCCTTATCCAGAAGAGTATGGAAAACAGCCAAAGCTATGGATTTGTGAATACTGTCTTAAATACATGCGCCTTGAAAAAACTTATAGATATCATATG aGTGAATGTACACACAGACAACCAGTTGGCaaagaaatatatcgtaaagGCACATTAAGCATTTGGGAAGTGGATGGTAGAgagcataaaatttattgtcaaAATTTATGTTTGCTCGCAAAACTTTTCTTGGATCACAAAACCCTTTACTTTGATGTAGaaccatttcttttttatatcctttgtgatgTTGACAAACATGGAGCTCATTTAGTTGGTTATTTTTCAAAG GAAAAAGAATCACCCGATGGTAATAATGTTGCTTGCATTTTAACTTTACCGCCTTTTCAAAGGCAAGGATATGGAAAACTTTTAATTGCTTTTAGTTACGAATTAAGCAGAATAGAACAAACAGTTGGTAGTCCCGAAAAGCCATTGAGTGACTTAGGAAAATTATCATACAGGAGTTACTGGAGCTGGATTCTTTTGGAAATTCTGCGGGATTTCCGGGGTACTCTTAGTATTAAAGATCTGAG tCAGATGACAAGTATATCGCAGACGGATATAATATCGACATTGCAAAGTATGAACATGGTCAAATATTGGAAGGGACAACATGTAATCTGCGTAACACCCAAATTAGTTGAGGAACATATTAAAAGCAGTCAGTACAAGAGACCTCGTTTAACAGTGGACAGCAGTGCACTTCGATGGGGAGCTCCACCACGAAAGAATGTGAAACCTGGCAAGAAATAG
- the LOC122577287 gene encoding heparan-alpha-glucosaminide N-acetyltransferase-like isoform X2 gives MIDTSINFCTNSNASLGIDQACFSILNLYINPVIFYAIAWKAYTGTGVPLATLKPESNTSLIISTKYPLHIYYQTVEPHKNYEYCHTTYTFKEYGSYGWNISNADICSDIYVIHEPRNSYFPILTAFMIYMLLAVTWTTSKVIIRVIRGKLSPNNDLNRLQEENTTQPVIRVTKFSSRIQSVDAFRGIAILLMIFVNNGGGKYVFFNHSAWFGLSVADLILPWFAWIMGMSITISKRAELRLTTSRVKIMLCCLRRSAILILLGLMLNSIDSKSLNDLRFPGILQLLAVSYFVCAILETIFMKPHSQDILLQFGRFAIFRDILDSWPQWLIMAGIMTTHTLITFFLDIPDCPTGYFGPGGKYHYRGKYMNCTAGAAGYIDRLIFGNHTYSKIKDSIYDQILRYDPEGLMNTISAIFIVYLGVHAGKILLLYYQGNARLIRWFLWAVFTGIIAGILCNFESEGGMIPVSKRMMTLSYVLTCSSFAFLLYALLYFLIDYKQFWSGAPFIYAGINPIFLYVGHVLTKNLFPWAWNIAHPSHASLLTMNLWTTTLWAIIAYLLYRKDIIITI, from the exons ATGATAGATACatctataaatttttgtactaATTCAAATGCTTCGCTTGGAATAGATCAAGCGTGTTTCagtattttgaatttatatattaatcctGTCATCTTCTATGCAATAGCATGGAAAGCTTACACA GGTACTGGTGTCCCATTGGCTACTTTAAAACCAGAAAGTAATACAAGTTTGATAATAAGCACAAAATACCCATTACACATATATTATCAAACTGTTGAACcacataaaaattatgaatattgtCA TACAACTTACACCTTCAAGGAATATGGTAGTTACGGATGGAATATATCAAATGCTGATATATGTtctgatatttatgtaatacatGAACCAAGAAATAGCTACTTTc cAATTTTGACAgcatttatgatatatatgttattagcAGTCACATGGACAACATCTAAAGTTATTATACGAGTGATAAGAGGAAAATTGTCCCCCAATAAT GATTTGAATAGACTTCAAGAAGAGAATACAACACAACCAGTAATTAGAGTTACGAAATTCAGCAGTAGAATACAATCAGTAGACGCGTTTAGAgg aattgCAATATTATTGATGATATTTGTCAATAATGGAGGAGGAAAGTACGTTTTCTTCAATCATAGTGCATGGTTTGGACTTTCCGTAGCTGATTTAATACTTCCTTg GTTTGCATGGATTATGGGTATGTCGATAACAATCTCAAAACGGGCAGAACTTCGTTTAACAACATCACGTgtgaaaataatgttatgttgtCTTCGACGATCGGCGATATTGATTCTTCTCGGATTAATGTTAAATTCAATTGATAGTAAATCTTTAAACGATCTTCGTTTTCCTGGTATTCTTCAGTTACTAGCTGTGTCGTATTTCGTATGCGCCATATTGGAAACAATCTTCATGAAACCTCATTCTCAG GATATCTTACTCCAGTTCGGCCGTTTCGCTATATTCCGAGACATCTTAGATAGCTGGCCTCAATGGTTAATTATGGCAGGCATTATGACTACGCACACATTAATTACATTCTTCCTCGATATACCGGATTGCCCGACGGGTTACTTTGGACCAGGTGGAAAATATCATTATCGTGGAAAATACATGAATTGCACCGCTGGTGCAGCTGGCTACATAGATAGATTGATCTTTGGAAATCACAcgtattctaaaataaaagacTCTATTTATGATCAAATCTTACGTTATGACCCTGAAg GATTGATGAACACTATATCGgctatatttattgtttatttggGAGTTCATGCTggcaaaattttattgctgTATTATCAGGGTAATGCTAGGCTGATTAGGTGGTTCTTATGGGCAGTATTTACA gGTATTATTGCTggaattttatgcaatttcgaAAGCGAAGGAGGAATGATTCCAGTTAGCAAAAGGATGATGACATTATCGTATGTTCTGACTTGTTCTAGTTTTGCTTTTTTGTTGTATGCACTTTTATACTTCCTTATTGACTATAAACAATTCTGGAGTGGAGCTCCTTTTATTTATGCTG GGATAAATCCAATTTTTCTGTATGTTGGTCACGTTTtgacaaaaaatttattcccATGGGCGTGGAATATCGCTCATCCTTCCCATGCTTCTCTTTTGACTATGAATTTATGGACAACAACTTTATGGGCAATAATTGCATATCTTCTTTATAGGAAAGATATTATCATAACTATTTAA
- the LOC122577297 gene encoding DNA polymerase beta-like — MGKRKASDNAGSPNQDLCDFLIELANYERNVSKNIYKYNAYRKAASTLSTLSERVKSGQEARKLPGIGEKIAKKIDEFLNTGKLQKLEDINKDESNVAINLLTRVSGIGPTKAKELVDSGIKTLDDLKKHQEKLNHHQKIGLKYFEDFEKGIPRKEIEQIEKIIKDSIVKLNKEYIITICGSYRRGKEESGDIDVLLTYPTYTSKEKESKKKTSLKDVVECLEKRKLIINTISLGQTKFMGVCQIPSNNKKPFRRLDIRLAPYDQYYCAVLYFTGNDLFNKSMRAHALEKNYTLNEYTLKRLTPEGTPGEAEKIACEEDIFRILKLPYKEPKDRNS; from the exons aTGGGGAAACGAAAGGCCAGTGATAATGCAGGAAGTCCGAATCAAGATTTATGTGATTTTCTTAttg AGTTAGCAAATTATGAGCGGAATGttagcaaaaatatttataagtataatgCCTATCGTAAAGCTGCAAGTACCTTAAGTACATTATCAGAGAGAGTAAAAAGTGGTCAGGAAGCAAGGAAATTACCAGGAATTGGAgaaaaaattgctaaaaaaatTGATGAGTTTCTTAATACTGGAAAGTTACAAAAGTTGGaagat ATTAACAAAGATGAAAGCAATgttgcaattaatttattgactCGTGTGTCTGGCATTGGACCTACAAAAGCCAAAGAATTAGTAGATAGTGGCATTAAGACTTTAGATGATTTGAAGAAGCatcaagaaaaattaaatcatcACCAAAAGATTGGGCTCAA atattttgaagattttgaaAAAGGAATTCCTAGAAAGGAGATTGAGcagattgaaaaaattataaaagattctATTGTAAAGTTaaacaaagaatatattataactatTTGTGGAAGTTACAGACgtggaaaagaggaaagtgGGGATATTGATGTTTTGTTAACATACCCTACATATACatctaaagaaaaagaatcaaaGAAAAAGACTTCACTTAAAGATGTTGTGGAATGtcttgaaaaaagaaaattaattataaatacaatatctcTTGGGCAAACGAAATTCATG ggTGTCTGTCAAATTCccagtaataataaaaaaccaTTTAGGAGACTTGATATCAGGCTTGCACCTTATGATCAATACTATTGCGCTGTACTTTATTTTACGGGAAACGATCTTTTTAATAAGAGTATGAGGGCGCATGCTTTGGAGAAAAACTATACTTTAAATGAATATACGCTAAAACGTCTAACACCTGAag GAACTCCAGGGGAGGCAGAAAAGATCGCATGTGAAGAAGACATTTTTCGAATTCtcaaattaccatataaagaACCAAAAGATCGAAATTCataa
- the LOC122577293 gene encoding metallophosphoesterase 1 homolog codes for MLRRNRLKNKAIAIGLLVLAVVIYNEFSVYDIQKLKWSVRECSECVKVLLVADSQILGQKNENYFGSWIAQWDSDKYLKKTFSRALDHSNPHVVIFLGDLMDEGHIANAESFKDYKRRLDSIFEMPDHIMRIYLPGDNDIGGEEDVVSSNIYNRFNFAYSQPDTLVYKTVTFFKVNRLTHTMPEAPKDAFLNDYAERNTTNVVLSHMPLLFMPGTFVQNVLKELSPQIIFTAHEHKAMHISLDPVTDQLSDIWVLSPYETLVHSLRMDVGDIHELQIPTCSYRMGTPHTGYGLVYIDTQEKMINFTILWLPGRFPQLWIYVFVGIFILAFSVCTCISSYCVKGRAAYSRMSSI; via the exons ATGTTACGACGAAACAG ATTGAAGAATAAAGCGATTGCAATTGGTCTTCTGGTGCTGGCTGTTGtaatttacaatgaattttcAGTGTATGATATACAAAAGTTAAAATGGTCAGTACGAGAGTGTTCAGAATGTGTCAAGGTGCTGCTCGTTGCTGATTCTCAGATATTAGGtcaaaagaatgaaaattattttggctCATGGATTGCACAGTGGGATAGTGACAA GTActtaaagaaaacattttctaGAGCCTTAGACCACTCTAATCCTCATGTTGTTATATTTCTTGGGGATCTTATGGATGAAGGACATATTGCCAATGCAGAAAGTTTTAAGGATTACAAAAGAAGATTAGATTCTATCTTTGAAATGCCTGATCATATAATg AGAATTTATCTACCAGGAGATAATGATATTGGAGGTGAAGAGGATGTAGTTTCATCCAATATTTATAACAGATTTAATTTTGCATATAGTCAACCTGACACTTTAGTTTATAAGacagtaacattttttaag GTGAATAGATTAACCCATACAATGCCAGAAGCACCAAAAGATGCCTTCCTTAATGATTATGCAGAAAGAAACACAACAAACGTAGTACTTAGTCATATGCCTTTATTATTTATGCCTGGTACCTTCGTCCAAAAT gTACTGAAAGAATTGTCTCcccaaattatttttactgcaCATGAACATAAGGCCATGCATATCAGTTTAGATCCAGTAACAGATCAATTAAGTGACATTTGGGTTTTATCTCCTTATGAAACTCTAGTACATTCATTAAGAATGGACGTAGGTGATATTCACGAGTTGCAAATACCCACATGTTCATACAGAATGGGTACTCCTCATACGGGTTACGGACTTGTTTACATCG aTACACaagagaaaatgataaattttacaattttatggcTCCCAGGAAGATTTCCTCAATTATGGATTTACGTTTTCGTTgggatatttattttagctttTAGTGTTTGCACGTGTATTTCTAGTTATTGTGTAAAGGGTCGTGCAGCATATAGTCGTATGTCTTCAATATAA
- the LOC122577296 gene encoding D-aspartate oxidase, producing the protein MKVAVIGGGIIGLTTALQLTRELRNSEITIFASDFNNTVSHVAAGIFRVGSSYSGPTEEITRNWLRDSYAYYDDIRKSHEASFAGVTAISGYLFANSSPETVKSQWMENLVPIYRRVTNEEFQLVEGNWKYGSFFNTLLTECKLHLPWARKKLEENGVNLAVKEFNSLRELVPDWNLIMNCTGLGARSLCNDRRLVSMRGQVLKVKAPWIKTFFYGELDTYVIPGFNGTVTLGGSRNFDSENVKLCPHESTAIRERCENLLPGLKKAEVIKEEVGLRPYRTNNVRVEVEHIVNGFSKAIVVHNYGHGGYGVCTAPGTAKYAIKLAKEIHKSSIAKL; encoded by the exons atgaaagtgGCCGTAATTGGAGGCGGAATAATTGGTTTGACAACAGCCTTACAATTAACTCGTGAATTACGTAACTCTGAAATCACAATTTTCGCttctgattttaataatactgTCAGTCATGTGGCTGCTGGAATATTTAGGGTTGGTTCATCATATTCTGGACCAACTGAAGAAATAACAAG AAATTGGCTGCGAGATTCGTATGCATATTATGATGATATCCGAAAATCTCATGAAGCTTCTTTCGCCGGAGTAACCGCTATTTCCGGTTACTTATTCGCAAATTCCTCTCCGGAAACCGTAAAG agtCAGTGGATGGAAAATTTAGTACCAATATATAGAAGAGTCACGAATGAAGAATTTCAGCTAGTCGAGGGTAACTGGAAATATGggtcattttttaatactctTCTCACCGAATGCAAATTACATCTGCCATGGGCACGCAAGAA ATTAGAAGAAAACGGAGTCAATTTAGcagtaaaagaatttaattctcTGAGGGAACTTGTTCCCGAttggaatttaattatgaattgtACAGGTCTCGGCGCACGATCTTTATGCAACGATAGGCGTCTCGTTTCTATGCGTGGTCAAGTACTTAAA gtAAAGGCACCATGGATAAAAACCTTTTTCTATGGCGAGTTGGACACTTACGTTATACCTGGTTTTAATGGCACAGTTACTTTAGGTGGTTCACGAAATTTTGATTCCGAAAATGTGAAACTTTGTCCGCATGAATCTACAGCGATACGCGAGAGATGCGAAAACCTCCTTCCAGGCCTTAAGAAAGCAGAagttataaaagaagaagttgGCTTGAGACCATATAGAACAAATAACGTCAGAGTGGAAGTTGAACACATCGTAAATGGGTTTTCTAAAGCTATT GTAGTGCATAATTACGGTCATGGAGGTTACGGAGTATGTACTGCGCCTGGAACTGCTAAGTATGCCATTAAGTTGgcaaaagaaatacataaatcTTCTATTGCAAAATTATGA
- the LOC122577287 gene encoding heparan-alpha-glucosaminide N-acetyltransferase-like isoform X1, translating into MIDTSINFCTNSNASLGIDQACFSILNLYINPVIFYAIAWKAYTGTGVPLATLKPESNTSLIISTKYPLHIYYQTVEPHKNYEYCHTTYTFKEYGSYGWNISNADICSDIYVIHEPRNSYFPILTAFMIYMLLAVTWTTSKVIIRVIRGKLSPNNVYDDLNRLQEENTTQPVIRVTKFSSRIQSVDAFRGIAILLMIFVNNGGGKYVFFNHSAWFGLSVADLILPWFAWIMGMSITISKRAELRLTTSRVKIMLCCLRRSAILILLGLMLNSIDSKSLNDLRFPGILQLLAVSYFVCAILETIFMKPHSQDILLQFGRFAIFRDILDSWPQWLIMAGIMTTHTLITFFLDIPDCPTGYFGPGGKYHYRGKYMNCTAGAAGYIDRLIFGNHTYSKIKDSIYDQILRYDPEGLMNTISAIFIVYLGVHAGKILLLYYQGNARLIRWFLWAVFTGIIAGILCNFESEGGMIPVSKRMMTLSYVLTCSSFAFLLYALLYFLIDYKQFWSGAPFIYAGINPIFLYVGHVLTKNLFPWAWNIAHPSHASLLTMNLWTTTLWAIIAYLLYRKDIIITI; encoded by the exons ATGATAGATACatctataaatttttgtactaATTCAAATGCTTCGCTTGGAATAGATCAAGCGTGTTTCagtattttgaatttatatattaatcctGTCATCTTCTATGCAATAGCATGGAAAGCTTACACA GGTACTGGTGTCCCATTGGCTACTTTAAAACCAGAAAGTAATACAAGTTTGATAATAAGCACAAAATACCCATTACACATATATTATCAAACTGTTGAACcacataaaaattatgaatattgtCA TACAACTTACACCTTCAAGGAATATGGTAGTTACGGATGGAATATATCAAATGCTGATATATGTtctgatatttatgtaatacatGAACCAAGAAATAGCTACTTTc cAATTTTGACAgcatttatgatatatatgttattagcAGTCACATGGACAACATCTAAAGTTATTATACGAGTGATAAGAGGAAAATTGTCCCCCAATAATGTATATGAT GATTTGAATAGACTTCAAGAAGAGAATACAACACAACCAGTAATTAGAGTTACGAAATTCAGCAGTAGAATACAATCAGTAGACGCGTTTAGAgg aattgCAATATTATTGATGATATTTGTCAATAATGGAGGAGGAAAGTACGTTTTCTTCAATCATAGTGCATGGTTTGGACTTTCCGTAGCTGATTTAATACTTCCTTg GTTTGCATGGATTATGGGTATGTCGATAACAATCTCAAAACGGGCAGAACTTCGTTTAACAACATCACGTgtgaaaataatgttatgttgtCTTCGACGATCGGCGATATTGATTCTTCTCGGATTAATGTTAAATTCAATTGATAGTAAATCTTTAAACGATCTTCGTTTTCCTGGTATTCTTCAGTTACTAGCTGTGTCGTATTTCGTATGCGCCATATTGGAAACAATCTTCATGAAACCTCATTCTCAG GATATCTTACTCCAGTTCGGCCGTTTCGCTATATTCCGAGACATCTTAGATAGCTGGCCTCAATGGTTAATTATGGCAGGCATTATGACTACGCACACATTAATTACATTCTTCCTCGATATACCGGATTGCCCGACGGGTTACTTTGGACCAGGTGGAAAATATCATTATCGTGGAAAATACATGAATTGCACCGCTGGTGCAGCTGGCTACATAGATAGATTGATCTTTGGAAATCACAcgtattctaaaataaaagacTCTATTTATGATCAAATCTTACGTTATGACCCTGAAg GATTGATGAACACTATATCGgctatatttattgtttatttggGAGTTCATGCTggcaaaattttattgctgTATTATCAGGGTAATGCTAGGCTGATTAGGTGGTTCTTATGGGCAGTATTTACA gGTATTATTGCTggaattttatgcaatttcgaAAGCGAAGGAGGAATGATTCCAGTTAGCAAAAGGATGATGACATTATCGTATGTTCTGACTTGTTCTAGTTTTGCTTTTTTGTTGTATGCACTTTTATACTTCCTTATTGACTATAAACAATTCTGGAGTGGAGCTCCTTTTATTTATGCTG GGATAAATCCAATTTTTCTGTATGTTGGTCACGTTTtgacaaaaaatttattcccATGGGCGTGGAATATCGCTCATCCTTCCCATGCTTCTCTTTTGACTATGAATTTATGGACAACAACTTTATGGGCAATAATTGCATATCTTCTTTATAGGAAAGATATTATCATAACTATTTAA